Proteins co-encoded in one Coregonus clupeaformis isolate EN_2021a chromosome 17, ASM2061545v1, whole genome shotgun sequence genomic window:
- the LOC121586882 gene encoding protein AF1q, whose amino-acid sequence MLVKSNSEYDSFLYWRQPISAPDLSELEDLGVTKSKPTKKSKKATKKHNAALAKQRKQQEAELLEYTTFNYWREPIPSIDLLDFNLLL is encoded by the coding sequence ATGCTGGTGAAATCAAACAGCGAGTATGACTCCTTCCTCTACTGGAGACAGCCCATCTCCGCCCCGGACCTGTCCGAGCTGGAAGACCTGGGTGTGACCAAAAGCAAGCCAACCAAGAAGAGCAAGAAGGCCACCAAGAAACATAATGCCGCCCTAGCCAAGCAAAGGAAGCAGCAAGAGGCCGAATTGTTAGAGTACACCACCTTCAACTACTGGAGAGAGCCTATCCCCAGCATTGACCTCCTTGACTTCAACCTGCTTCTGTGA